The genomic DNA CTGCGCAATACTTTGCAATTTCCGCATTGCGCATGATATAAACCACATTCATCATCATAATGACATCCGCCCGTAAATGCCCACATATCGTGCAATGACCACACAATAGGTGCGTTGATTTTTGACAGATCCTCTATTTTTATCATGCCCAGACAGATCCAGTGCAAATGCACAATATCAGGATCAATCTCATTGATACGATCCACGATGCTCCTGTGAGGAAACCATGAGGAACTGAAAAATGCTTTCGTCTTATTGCGATAGGGATACAAATGAATCGCATCTATAATTGGACGCAAGTTATTGAAAAATTTGTAAATTTTGGATTTTTCAGTTATTACAGTCTCATCATCGCTCCTTTTGTACTGCACAAGCATCTGACTATCGATGCCCTGACCTAACAACGAACGATGAAGTCTATGTGCCGCCCGTGCCGCACCACCATAAATATCAAATGTATTAACTATGAGTATTTTCATTTTATAATTGATCTCTTTATAGATTTTAACGTAGTCTCCATAAATTTCAAAATAGGAAAAGAAAATTTTGATAACTTCTCAAAAAATCTTATTTGAACCCAATTTTGGTCTTTAACTTTGACCTTTTGAAAGATCGTCGCATGACTTCCTGCCAATTTCCCAATCACTTTGAGCCCCATCATCATCGCAAAGAGATTGAATGTGTATCGGAAATGAAAATTTTGAGGCAGATGACACTTGATAACGGGGAAAAAGCAATTTGCGATGATCAAATAGCCATCTTTTTTTACGGCTTTTATCATCCCCGCAAAATCCTCTAGAGGATCCGAAACGTGCTCCAAAACATCCGTACTCACCAGACAATCATATTCAAAATCCAATTTATCCACGATTGTGATATTTCCAAATTCCTCCGCTCTTTTTAAACCAAATTCACTTGGATGCGGTTCATAAATATTTACACTGCTTTTTCCATCTTTTTGCGCCACCAATCTCGCCAAAGTGCCGAAACCTCCGCCGTAATCAAGCACGTTTTTTATGTCATGATCGACAATCCAATCACTTATGGCATGACGGTGACCCATCGAAACATCATCCTGCTCTATAAATAATCCGTTTAATAACCAAACCGGATGAGAATAATATCGTGATATTTTCTCAAAATTATTTTTTTTATTATCGCACCCATATTCATCCCAAACCAAATCCATCAAATACCACATTTGCTCAAGATCATCGACCATGCTCGCATTGGCCTTTTGCAATAGATTCACGACCTCTCTCCTTTCTCTTTCTGTTAAATTTTTATCTTCTAAACTGATTTTCATAAATTATCGAGATTGATTATGTGATAAATATATACTGTAAATACGACTTTAAAAAATAGGTTGTTATATCGAAACGCTAATTTTTTTCCTAGCAATAACTACGTTATCTAAGTATAAATTATCATTTTTTGGCAGTATTTTTGATAAAATTGCCCCAACGATATTTACAGGCGCTATCAAAATAATAGTTATCAACACGTTTAAATAATTATTTTTTGTTAATGTTACGTCATATATATATGACGTAACTAACTGAAATATCGTTTCTATTCCTTTGCTCGTTTTTCTACTATCCAGCATCTCAAAACCATGCTCGCTTAAAATATGTTTTAAGCCAAATGATGTATATCTTGCAAAATCATATGGCTTTTCATGTTCTTCCC from Parcubacteria group bacterium includes the following:
- a CDS encoding methyltransferase domain-containing protein: MKISLEDKNLTERERREVVNLLQKANASMVDDLEQMWYLMDLVWDEYGCDNKKNNFEKISRYYSHPVWLLNGLFIEQDDVSMGHRHAISDWIVDHDIKNVLDYGGGFGTLARLVAQKDGKSSVNIYEPHPSEFGLKRAEEFGNITIVDKLDFEYDCLVSTDVLEHVSDPLEDFAGMIKAVKKDGYLIIANCFFPVIKCHLPQNFHFRYTFNLFAMMMGLKVIGKLAGSHATIFQKVKVKDQNWVQIRFFEKLSKFSFPILKFMETTLKSIKRSIIK